A portion of the Acidisoma sp. PAMC 29798 genome contains these proteins:
- a CDS encoding IlvD/Edd family dehydratase, which produces MTKKPLRSQAWFGGSSKDAIMHRSWMKNQGLTADSFDGRPVIGICNTWSELTPCNAHLRGLADRVKRGVLEAGGLPLEFPTMSLGESNLRPTAMLYRNLASMDVEESIRGNPVDGVVLLVGCDKTTPALVMGAASCDLPTIVLSGGPMLNGRVRGEAVGSGTSIWRYSEDVKAGRMTLADFMGAESGMSRSAGSCNTMGTASTMASMVEALGIALPENAALPAVDARRFALAQVTGRRIVDMVKDDMRLSSLLVPAAFRNAIRVNGAIGGSTNAVLHLIAIVGRIGVELGLDDWDEFGRGVPTIVDLQPSGRFLMEEFCYAGGVPVVMRALAEHGLLERDAPSVTGRTAWENVAEAENFGPEVIRSFTDPLTPEGGIAVLRGNLAPNGAVIKPSAATPALMQHRGRAVVFDTIGEYKRRILDPDLDIDADSVMVLRNCGPRGYPGMAEVGNMGLPPKLLAQGVTDMVRISDARMSGTAYGTVVLHVAPEAAAGGPLALVREGDMIELDVAGRRLVLDVSEDELAIRRAAWVPATPAPSGYESLYVRHVLQADQGADFDFLLGCRGAAVPLNSH; this is translated from the coding sequence ATGACGAAAAAACCGTTGCGTTCGCAAGCCTGGTTCGGCGGGTCCAGCAAAGATGCCATCATGCACCGCAGCTGGATGAAGAATCAGGGCCTCACCGCCGATTCCTTCGATGGCCGGCCGGTGATCGGCATCTGCAATACCTGGTCGGAGCTGACGCCGTGCAATGCGCATCTGCGCGGCCTTGCTGACCGCGTCAAACGCGGCGTGCTGGAAGCCGGCGGCCTGCCGCTCGAATTCCCCACCATGTCGCTGGGCGAATCCAATCTGCGGCCGACCGCCATGCTGTATCGCAACCTCGCCTCGATGGATGTCGAGGAGTCGATCCGGGGTAATCCGGTCGATGGCGTCGTGCTGCTGGTGGGCTGCGACAAGACCACACCGGCCCTCGTGATGGGGGCCGCGTCCTGCGATCTGCCGACCATCGTGCTGTCGGGCGGCCCCATGCTCAACGGCCGCGTGCGCGGCGAGGCGGTGGGGTCCGGCACCTCCATCTGGCGCTACAGCGAGGACGTGAAGGCGGGCCGCATGACGCTGGCGGACTTCATGGGCGCCGAGTCTGGCATGAGCCGCTCTGCCGGCAGCTGCAACACCATGGGCACAGCCTCCACGATGGCGAGCATGGTCGAGGCGCTCGGCATCGCGCTGCCCGAGAATGCCGCCCTCCCCGCCGTCGATGCGCGGCGTTTCGCGCTGGCGCAGGTCACCGGGCGGCGGATCGTCGATATGGTGAAAGACGACATGCGGCTCTCGTCGCTGCTGGTGCCGGCAGCCTTTCGCAATGCCATTCGCGTCAATGGCGCCATCGGCGGCTCGACCAATGCGGTGCTGCATCTCATTGCCATCGTGGGGCGCATCGGGGTGGAACTCGGCCTCGACGATTGGGACGAGTTTGGGCGCGGCGTGCCGACCATCGTCGACCTGCAACCCTCCGGCCGTTTTCTGATGGAGGAGTTTTGCTATGCCGGCGGCGTGCCTGTGGTCATGCGCGCGCTCGCCGAGCACGGGCTGTTGGAGCGGGACGCCCCGAGTGTGACAGGCAGAACCGCCTGGGAGAATGTCGCGGAGGCCGAGAATTTCGGCCCGGAGGTTATTCGGTCCTTCACCGATCCGCTGACGCCCGAGGGCGGCATCGCTGTGCTGCGCGGCAACCTCGCCCCGAACGGCGCCGTCATCAAACCCTCAGCGGCGACGCCGGCGTTGATGCAGCATCGCGGCCGGGCCGTCGTCTTCGACACCATCGGGGAGTATAAGCGCCGCATTCTGGACCCCGATCTCGACATCGATGCCGACAGTGTCATGGTGCTCCGCAATTGCGGCCCGCGCGGTTATCCGGGGATGGCCGAGGTCGGCAATATGGGCCTGCCGCCCAAACTGCTCGCCCAAGGCGTGACAGACATGGTGCGTATTTCCGATGCCCGCATGTCCGGCACTGCCTATGGCACGGTGGTCCTGCATGTCGCCCCCGAAGCCGCCGCCGGCGGGCCCCTCGCCCTTGTGCGGGAAGGCGACATGATCGAGTTGGATGTCGCCGGACGACGCCTCGTGCTTGATGTGTCAGAGGACGAGCTTGCCATCCGGCGCGCGGCCTGGGTGCCCGCGACGCCCGCACCATCCGGCTATGAAAGCCTGTATGTGCGGCATGTTCTGCAAGCCGACCAAGGGGCCGATTTCGACTTCCTGCTGGGATGTCGTGGTGCCGCCGTTCCGCTCAATTCGCATTGA
- a CDS encoding carbohydrate ABC transporter permease, with protein sequence MRALLSPAARRFLMLPLGLVLVVMLFPFFVIGRSSIEVTDAAGASVFSTRNWTTLFAHLPVARQLFNSTVITLGSVGVILLISSLAAFALTKLRFRFGGPLLGAVAASMMIPMQSIILTEFINFAAFSLTDNFLSVIITYAALGVPFGTFLMTSFMRDVPDELMEAAQIDGMSYWGIFTRIILPLSAPALLAVAVLQFIQIWDDLLVALIFLQEPAVRTITVGLAVLQSGRVLDIPVLLAGSLLSALPAMLAYLLFQRYLIGGLMLGIGK encoded by the coding sequence ATGCGCGCCCTTCTCAGCCCCGCCGCGCGGCGGTTCCTCATGCTGCCACTCGGCCTCGTGCTGGTGGTGATGCTGTTTCCGTTCTTCGTCATCGGCCGGTCCTCGATCGAGGTGACAGACGCGGCTGGAGCATCCGTCTTTTCGACACGCAATTGGACGACGTTGTTCGCGCATCTTCCGGTCGCGCGGCAGCTGTTCAACTCGACCGTCATTACCTTGGGCTCCGTCGGCGTCATTCTTCTGATCAGTTCGCTCGCGGCCTTCGCGCTGACGAAACTACGGTTTCGGTTTGGCGGGCCGCTTTTGGGTGCGGTCGCGGCCAGCATGATGATTCCGATGCAGTCGATCATCTTGACCGAGTTCATCAACTTCGCGGCCTTCAGTCTCACCGATAACTTCCTTTCGGTCATCATCACCTATGCGGCCCTCGGCGTGCCCTTCGGCACCTTCCTGATGACCTCCTTCATGCGCGACGTGCCGGACGAGTTGATGGAGGCCGCCCAAATCGACGGCATGTCCTATTGGGGCATCTTCACCCGCATCATCCTGCCCCTGAGCGCGCCGGCCCTGCTGGCAGTAGCGGTGCTGCAGTTCATCCAGATCTGGGATGATCTTCTCGTCGCCTTGATCTTCCTTCAGGAGCCGGCGGTGCGCACCATCACGGTCGGTCTCGCGGTTCTACAATCGGGTCGCGTTCTCGATATTCCCGTTCTGCTTGCGGGATCTTTGCTGAGCGCTCTGCCGGCGATGCTCGCCTACCTGCTGTTTCAACGATACCTGATCGGCGGGCTCATGCTCGGCATCGGCAAATAG
- a CDS encoding ABC transporter substrate-binding protein — protein MSQTVMAHQAAPPRKHRFKSCLAAAVFGAVGWIGAATAHAGDLTIWHNYGTEVNATALNALVTAFEAKDPDVKVNVVSQPADNYFALLTAAAISHKAPDLAVMWTGMFDLKYSHLLADVKPLLAASDLAQMKGLKWASEDFDTSKALYLVPFEDQFYIGFYNKALLKKAGIAAAPRDWSELADACTKLRAAGITPMLYGSDSQALSSEFYPFYDLSYLVAGLYPVGDLPGLANGKIAWTSPELVKQVQKWADLHASKCTNPDVLTASDILTKFNAGQAAMIVDGNWNLQQLYDKLGPDLGVFPLPYSDTPIKGVVQMPGDGLSLLKSSDNKKDAAAFLTFMMSGDGQKILSKAGLIPAREGYEATNPLYAGLLGLSDQGFSKYPMIDNVIQPSVVDTGSSTLNAAFAQQMTVTAALQKMQDTWNNLPAAQKQ, from the coding sequence GTGTCTCAGACCGTCATGGCTCATCAGGCTGCGCCGCCGCGAAAGCATCGATTCAAATCCTGTCTGGCCGCCGCCGTTTTCGGCGCGGTCGGCTGGATCGGTGCCGCCACCGCGCATGCCGGCGATCTTACGATCTGGCACAATTATGGAACCGAGGTGAATGCCACGGCGCTCAATGCCCTGGTGACCGCCTTCGAGGCGAAAGACCCCGATGTGAAGGTCAATGTCGTCAGCCAGCCGGCCGACAACTATTTCGCGCTGCTGACGGCGGCGGCCATTTCGCATAAGGCGCCCGATCTGGCGGTCATGTGGACCGGCATGTTCGATCTGAAATATTCCCATTTGCTGGCCGACGTGAAGCCGCTTCTGGCCGCGTCCGATCTTGCGCAGATGAAGGGTTTGAAGTGGGCGTCTGAGGATTTCGACACCAGCAAGGCGCTGTATCTGGTGCCGTTCGAGGATCAGTTCTACATCGGATTCTACAATAAGGCGCTGCTCAAGAAGGCCGGAATCGCCGCTGCCCCGCGTGACTGGTCGGAACTCGCCGATGCCTGCACGAAGCTCCGCGCCGCCGGCATTACGCCGATGCTATATGGCAGCGACAGCCAGGCGCTGAGTTCGGAATTCTATCCCTTCTACGATCTCAGCTATCTGGTTGCCGGCCTCTATCCCGTGGGTGACCTTCCGGGTCTCGCCAATGGCAAGATCGCCTGGACCTCACCCGAGTTGGTGAAGCAGGTTCAGAAATGGGCGGATCTACATGCGTCGAAATGCACCAACCCCGACGTGCTGACGGCGTCCGATATCCTGACCAAGTTCAATGCCGGACAGGCGGCGATGATCGTTGATGGAAACTGGAACCTTCAGCAGCTTTATGACAAGCTCGGCCCAGATCTCGGCGTCTTCCCGCTGCCCTATTCGGATACCCCGATCAAGGGCGTCGTTCAGATGCCGGGCGATGGCCTGTCGCTCCTCAAATCCTCCGACAACAAGAAGGACGCAGCCGCCTTCCTCACCTTCATGATGAGTGGCGATGGCCAAAAGATCCTGTCCAAAGCTGGGTTGATCCCGGCGCGGGAAGGCTACGAAGCCACCAATCCGCTCTATGCCGGTCTGCTCGGCCTGTCGGATCAAGGTTTCTCCAAATATCCGATGATCGACAACGTCATTCAGCCGAGTGTCGTCGATACCGGATCGAGCACGCTGAACGCGGCGTTCGCGCAGCAGATGACGGTGACGGCCGCCTTGCAGAAGATGCAGGATACCTGGAACAATCTGCCTGCCGCGCAGAAGCAGTGA
- a CDS encoding carbohydrate ABC transporter permease — protein sequence MQRGRQATALLFLSPLIVLWGLFLILPIIETAYYSLTQWDGLSAIWNGLGNYRTLMRSADFGDVLFNNALLLLSIPFALIIPFFIALLIAMEPPGWKWVRALIFLPATLSWVVTGIVFLRVFSSDGMLNAGLRAIGLGALQMDLLGSVHTAIIPIAITFVWSQVGQNTLIFLIGLSSIDASVLEACAIDGAGLLGTVRAIILPLMTRFIIFAAIITLIAAFTALFSLIFVMTGGGPGFSTTTMEFYIYRLAFGQTDFGMGATVGIVLLMVIAFVSVPLMMAYRRASA from the coding sequence ATGCAGCGGGGGCGCCAGGCAACGGCGCTCCTGTTTCTGTCGCCCCTGATCGTGCTCTGGGGCTTGTTCCTGATCCTGCCGATCATCGAGACGGCCTATTACAGCCTGACGCAATGGGACGGGCTATCGGCGATCTGGAACGGGCTCGGCAACTATAGAACTTTAATGCGCAGCGCCGATTTCGGAGACGTGCTGTTCAACAATGCGCTTCTTCTGCTGTCGATCCCCTTCGCCCTCATCATTCCGTTTTTTATCGCTCTGCTGATTGCGATGGAGCCGCCAGGCTGGAAATGGGTGCGCGCCCTGATTTTCCTGCCGGCGACGCTGTCCTGGGTCGTGACCGGCATCGTGTTCCTGCGCGTCTTCTCGTCGGACGGAATGCTGAATGCCGGCCTGCGTGCGATCGGCCTCGGCGCGCTCCAGATGGATCTCCTCGGCAGCGTCCACACCGCCATCATTCCGATCGCCATCACCTTTGTCTGGTCTCAGGTCGGACAGAACACCTTGATCTTCCTCATTGGCCTGTCGAGCATCGATGCGAGCGTCTTGGAGGCGTGTGCCATAGACGGCGCGGGCTTGCTCGGCACTGTCCGCGCGATCATCCTGCCGCTCATGACACGCTTTATCATCTTCGCCGCGATCATCACCCTGATCGCCGCCTTCACCGCCTTGTTCAGCCTTATCTTCGTCATGACGGGCGGCGGACCCGGCTTCAGCACGACAACGATGGAGTTCTATATCTATCGCCTTGCCTTCGGGCAGACGGATTTCGGCATGGGCGCGACGGTGGGCATTGTGCTGCTGATGGTCATCGCCTTCGTCTCCGTGCCCCTCATGATGGCCTATCGCAGGGCATCCGCATGA
- a CDS encoding FadR/GntR family transcriptional regulator, whose amino-acid sequence MREPAPLLRGRSLVDRAVQRIGQDIVSRHYPPGVSLPNETEWCEQLDISRSVLREALRVLVSKNLITIRARLGGRVRDQSEWNLLDPDILLWRSHGEDQHVFASELFELRRTIEPAAAGIAARRIQPAQLDELRRAYNEMEAAGEDTGRFFEPDNRFHKIILGAVGNSLFHALAQTIVVALDITLRMSLDAPKGQQQSLPFHKTVLQAMERGDAAAASEAMLRLVDASERDVAEARAAITKKPKSAAAPKRAPLRKAAR is encoded by the coding sequence ATGAGGGAGCCGGCGCCTCTGCTGCGGGGTCGCAGCCTGGTGGACCGCGCGGTGCAGCGCATCGGCCAGGATATTGTCTCGCGACACTATCCACCAGGCGTCAGCCTGCCGAACGAGACAGAGTGGTGCGAACAACTCGACATCAGCCGCAGCGTTCTGCGGGAGGCTTTGCGTGTGTTGGTCAGCAAGAACCTGATCACCATCCGCGCTCGCCTTGGCGGTCGCGTCCGCGATCAATCGGAGTGGAATCTCCTCGACCCGGATATCCTGCTCTGGCGCAGTCATGGTGAGGATCAGCATGTCTTCGCCTCGGAACTCTTCGAATTGCGGCGTACGATCGAACCGGCCGCCGCCGGGATTGCCGCCCGGCGCATCCAACCCGCGCAGCTGGACGAGCTGCGCCGCGCCTATAACGAGATGGAAGCGGCGGGTGAAGATACCGGCCGCTTCTTCGAACCCGACAACCGCTTTCATAAGATCATTCTGGGCGCCGTGGGCAATTCCCTGTTCCATGCTCTGGCGCAGACCATTGTCGTGGCGCTCGACATCACGCTGCGCATGTCCCTCGACGCGCCAAAGGGTCAGCAGCAGTCGTTGCCCTTCCACAAAACGGTGCTGCAGGCGATGGAGCGGGGCGATGCCGCCGCGGCCTCTGAGGCGATGCTGCGGCTGGTCGATGCATCGGAACGCGATGTGGCGGAGGCGCGGGCTGCCATCACCAAAAAACCCAAAAGCGCTGCCGCTCCGAAGCGCGCCCCTCTCAGAAAGGCTGCCCGATGA
- a CDS encoding RraA family protein: MSDAERIAHMREIFFTALLSDSLDQAGERQQAMHHRIRPLDDSLVLVGRARTAAFMEVWDTEPEGGNPYELEMDLIDSLKPDEIPVFACGDSGRVAPWGDLLTTAARARGAAGVVMDGCVRDIRAIRKAAFPVFHGGIAPLDTKGRARVMALDVPIVCAGVRVSPGDLVFGDADGLVVIPQAAEAKVLGFAEEKLRGETKTLDALRAGASLRDVFAQYGIL, encoded by the coding sequence ATGAGCGACGCCGAACGTATTGCGCATATGCGCGAGATCTTCTTCACGGCCCTATTGTCGGACAGTCTCGATCAGGCCGGCGAGCGGCAGCAGGCGATGCATCATCGTATCCGGCCTCTGGACGACAGCCTCGTTCTGGTTGGTCGTGCGCGGACCGCCGCCTTCATGGAAGTTTGGGACACCGAGCCGGAGGGCGGCAATCCCTATGAGCTGGAGATGGACCTCATCGATAGCCTCAAACCCGACGAGATTCCCGTCTTCGCCTGCGGCGACTCCGGCCGTGTCGCACCCTGGGGCGATCTGCTGACCACCGCCGCGCGTGCCCGCGGCGCTGCCGGCGTGGTGATGGATGGCTGCGTGCGCGACATCAGGGCCATCCGCAAAGCCGCCTTCCCGGTGTTTCACGGCGGCATCGCGCCGCTCGACACCAAGGGCCGGGCGCGGGTCATGGCGCTCGATGTGCCGATCGTCTGCGCCGGTGTCCGCGTGTCCCCTGGCGATCTCGTCTTTGGCGATGCAGACGGCTTGGTCGTCATTCCCCAAGCGGCGGAGGCAAAGGTGCTCGGCTTCGCGGAAGAAAAGCTGCGCGGCGAGACCAAGACCCTCGACGCCCTGCGGGCTGGCGCATCGCTGCGCGACGTCTTCGCGCAATACGGCATCCTTTAG
- the araD1 gene encoding AraD1 family protein codes for MHLVQFLTESGARRVGVPEADGRFLRVLDGYDTVYALARVAVRDRLTLAEAAQAALGETLVDYDAVIAERRLLAPLDHPEPARFWITGTGLTHLGSADARDKMHLEQNGPEETMTDSMKIFRMGLTGGKPAPGEIGVQPEWFFKGLGTCVVPPEHPLPMPGFALAGGEEAEIVGLYLIDEDGNPRRLGFAMGNEFSDQVTEAINYLYLAHSKLRACSIGPELLLGALPADIHGTVRVLRGDALVWEGEFLSGEDNMSHSIQNLEHYHFRYPSFRRPGDLHAYFFGAPVLSCAHGIKTQDGDRFEIDVPVFGRPLRNAMALVEETTVTVTSL; via the coding sequence ATGCATCTTGTACAGTTCCTGACCGAGTCAGGCGCGCGCCGCGTCGGCGTACCTGAGGCGGACGGCCGTTTTCTGCGCGTGCTCGATGGCTATGACACGGTCTATGCCCTGGCGCGCGTGGCTGTTCGGGATCGGCTGACGCTGGCGGAGGCGGCCCAAGCGGCCTTGGGCGAGACGCTGGTGGATTATGACGCGGTGATCGCGGAACGGCGCCTTCTCGCGCCTTTGGACCACCCGGAACCCGCACGCTTCTGGATCACCGGAACCGGCCTCACCCATCTCGGCAGCGCCGATGCCCGCGACAAGATGCATCTGGAGCAGAACGGCCCCGAGGAGACCATGACGGATTCGATGAAGATCTTCCGCATGGGTCTGACCGGCGGCAAGCCCGCGCCGGGCGAGATCGGCGTGCAGCCGGAATGGTTCTTCAAGGGCCTTGGCACCTGCGTCGTGCCGCCTGAACATCCGCTGCCCATGCCCGGTTTCGCGCTGGCCGGAGGTGAGGAGGCGGAGATCGTCGGCCTCTACCTCATCGATGAGGACGGCAACCCCCGTCGCCTCGGCTTCGCCATGGGCAATGAGTTCTCCGATCAAGTGACGGAAGCGATCAACTACCTCTATCTTGCGCATTCCAAACTGCGTGCCTGCTCGATCGGGCCGGAGCTGCTACTCGGCGCTCTGCCGGCCGATATCCATGGCACGGTGCGCGTGTTGCGGGGGGATGCCTTGGTATGGGAAGGCGAATTCCTCAGCGGCGAAGACAATATGTCGCATTCCATCCAGAATCTGGAGCACTACCACTTTCGCTATCCGAGCTTTCGTCGGCCGGGAGACTTGCACGCCTATTTCTTCGGCGCCCCGGTGCTGAGCTGCGCCCATGGCATCAAGACCCAAGACGGCGACCGGTTCGAGATCGACGTGCCAGTGTTCGGTCGGCCGCTTCGCAATGCGATGGCGCTGGTGGAGGAGACGACGGTGACCGTGACGTCGCTCTAG
- a CDS encoding ABC transporter ATP-binding protein, with the protein MALVQADDATATRATGVEALRVHDMHKSFGPHEVLKGISLTAHEHDVIGILGSSGSGKSTFLRCINLLEMPNSGDVFVEGELIKMRRRRDGTQEPADARQVKRIRRELGMVFQQFNLWSHMTVIHNLIEAPMHVLGLSRREATERAEAMLEKVGLTAKRDAYPIQLSGGQQQRVGIARALCMEPSVLLFDEPTSALDPELVGEVLAVMRNLAAEGRTMLVVTHEMGFARQVANRVVFLHQGKVEEEGTPDEVFLNPKSDRCRQFLSRVHR; encoded by the coding sequence ATGGCTCTGGTGCAGGCAGATGATGCAACCGCCACACGCGCGACAGGGGTGGAAGCGCTCCGTGTTCACGACATGCATAAGAGCTTTGGTCCGCATGAGGTGCTGAAAGGTATATCGCTGACGGCCCATGAGCATGATGTGATCGGCATCCTGGGCAGTAGCGGATCAGGCAAAAGCACCTTCCTGCGCTGCATCAACCTGCTCGAAATGCCGAATTCCGGCGACGTGTTCGTTGAAGGCGAGTTGATCAAGATGCGCCGCCGCCGCGACGGCACGCAGGAACCCGCCGACGCCCGCCAGGTGAAGCGGATCAGGCGCGAACTCGGCATGGTCTTCCAGCAGTTCAATCTCTGGAGCCATATGACGGTCATCCATAATCTGATCGAAGCGCCGATGCATGTGCTCGGCCTGAGCCGGCGCGAAGCGACCGAGCGGGCCGAGGCCATGCTGGAAAAGGTCGGCCTCACCGCCAAACGGGATGCTTATCCCATCCAGCTCTCCGGCGGTCAGCAGCAGCGCGTCGGCATCGCCCGTGCCCTCTGTATGGAGCCGAGCGTTCTGCTCTTCGACGAGCCGACCTCGGCGCTGGACCCGGAGCTTGTCGGCGAAGTGCTGGCCGTGATGCGCAACCTGGCCGCCGAAGGCCGCACCATGCTGGTCGTGACGCATGAAATGGGCTTCGCGCGACAGGTCGCCAACCGTGTCGTCTTTCTGCATCAGGGCAAGGTCGAGGAAGAAGGCACGCCAGACGAGGTCTTCCTCAACCCGAAATCCGACCGCTGCCGACAATTCCTCTCCCGCGTTCATCGCTGA
- a CDS encoding transporter substrate-binding domain-containing protein: protein MKKLLAAAALAATIVGFAGPVPAQAKAFTELKFGVDATYPPFESLSPSGQFVGFDMDLGRAICDYLKVKCVFVSQTFSGIIPALEARKFDAILSSMSKTAEREKAVSFSSQMYDEPTSLIAKKGSGITATVDGLKGKAVGVEAGTIQESYANAYWKPFGVKVVSYPGQDQVYADLLTGRLDASLQDSVEADYGFLKTPKGADYMLVANITDDPKAVLGSYVAIGVRKNEEALLAKIDEAIAAMHKDGTYDKLQSKYFNFNIYQASAN from the coding sequence ATGAAGAAGCTTCTGGCTGCCGCCGCACTGGCGGCGACGATCGTCGGCTTTGCCGGCCCGGTGCCGGCCCAGGCCAAGGCCTTCACCGAACTGAAGTTCGGCGTCGATGCGACCTATCCGCCGTTCGAGAGCCTGTCTCCGTCCGGTCAGTTCGTGGGTTTTGACATGGATCTGGGCCGCGCCATCTGCGACTATTTGAAGGTCAAGTGCGTGTTCGTGTCGCAGACCTTTAGCGGCATCATCCCCGCGCTGGAGGCGCGTAAGTTCGACGCCATCCTGTCGTCGATGTCCAAGACGGCAGAGCGCGAGAAGGCGGTGTCCTTCTCCTCCCAGATGTATGATGAGCCGACCAGCCTGATCGCCAAGAAGGGGTCGGGGATCACAGCGACCGTCGATGGCCTGAAGGGCAAGGCAGTGGGCGTCGAAGCGGGCACCATTCAGGAATCCTATGCCAACGCCTATTGGAAGCCGTTCGGCGTCAAGGTCGTGTCCTACCCGGGCCAGGATCAGGTCTATGCCGATCTTCTGACTGGCCGGTTGGATGCCTCGCTGCAAGATTCCGTCGAAGCCGATTACGGCTTCCTGAAGACGCCGAAGGGCGCCGATTACATGCTCGTCGCCAACATCACCGATGATCCGAAGGCCGTTCTCGGCTCCTACGTCGCGATCGGCGTGCGCAAGAACGAGGAAGCTCTGCTCGCCAAGATCGATGAGGCCATTGCCGCCATGCACAAGGACGGCACTTACGACAAGCTGCAGTCCAAGTACTTCAACTTCAACATCTACCAAGCCAGCGCGAACTGA
- a CDS encoding ABC transporter permease, with translation MLNLAGYGPAIFSGALTTIELSILSLVVSFLIGLLGASAKLSRSRAAIGVATVYTTIIRGVPDLVLMLLLFYSLQIWLNDLTDALGLDQINLDPFTAGVITLGFIYGAYFTETFRGAFMSVPGGQMEAARAFGMGGFHAFRRILFPQMMRYALPGLANNWQVILKATALVSIIGLSDIIKATQDAGKATFRTFFFSVFAAILYLVLTTASNGVLLLLERRYAIGVRRAAL, from the coding sequence ATGCTGAACCTGGCAGGCTACGGCCCGGCCATCTTTTCCGGCGCGCTGACGACGATCGAACTGTCGATCCTCAGCCTGGTGGTTTCCTTCCTCATCGGCCTGCTCGGCGCTTCCGCCAAACTTTCGCGCAGCCGAGCCGCGATCGGCGTCGCTACCGTCTACACGACGATCATCCGCGGCGTGCCCGATCTTGTTCTCATGCTGTTGCTTTTCTACAGCTTGCAGATCTGGCTGAATGATCTCACGGATGCGCTTGGGCTGGATCAAATCAACCTCGATCCCTTCACTGCCGGTGTCATCACCCTCGGTTTTATCTATGGCGCCTATTTCACAGAAACCTTTCGCGGTGCCTTCATGTCCGTGCCGGGCGGACAGATGGAGGCGGCACGGGCCTTCGGCATGGGCGGCTTCCATGCGTTCCGCCGGATCCTGTTTCCACAGATGATGCGCTATGCCTTGCCAGGCCTTGCGAATAACTGGCAGGTCATCCTCAAGGCGACAGCTTTGGTCTCCATCATCGGCCTGTCCGATATCATTAAGGCGACGCAGGATGCGGGCAAGGCAACCTTCAGGACCTTCTTCTTTTCCGTTTTCGCCGCCATCCTCTATCTTGTGCTGACAACGGCCTCGAACGGCGTGTTGCTGCTGCTCGAACGGCGTTACGCTATCGGCGTGCGGCGCGCGGCGCTATGA
- a CDS encoding ABC transporter permease, with the protein MIDIIQQYWRALLYTDGYTMTGVAMTLWLLVISCIIGFCLAIPLAIARNARNPFIRLPVWLYVFVFTGTPLYVQLLIIYTGVYSLSIVHHTSFLNAFFRQGIDCTLLAFGLNTGAYTTQIFAGAMRDTAFGEIEAARAIGMSAVSLYRRIIIPSALRRALPMYSNEVILMLHSTTLAFTATVPDILKIANDANSTTYEPFWSFGIAAVLYLCISFTLIFLFRRAEYRFMAFLRR; encoded by the coding sequence ATGATCGATATCATCCAGCAATACTGGCGCGCCCTGCTCTATACCGACGGCTACACCATGACCGGGGTGGCGATGACGCTGTGGCTGCTGGTGATATCTTGTATCATCGGTTTCTGCCTCGCCATACCGCTCGCCATTGCGCGGAATGCCCGCAACCCCTTTATCCGACTGCCAGTCTGGCTCTATGTTTTCGTCTTCACCGGCACGCCGCTCTATGTGCAGCTTCTCATCATCTACACCGGCGTCTACAGCCTCAGCATCGTGCATCATACGAGCTTTCTGAACGCCTTCTTTCGCCAGGGCATAGACTGCACCTTGCTCGCCTTCGGTCTCAATACCGGGGCCTATACGACACAGATCTTTGCGGGCGCCATGCGCGACACGGCTTTCGGCGAGATCGAGGCGGCGCGGGCCATCGGCATGTCGGCTGTCAGCCTCTACCGCCGCATCATCATCCCGAGCGCGCTGCGCCGTGCCCTGCCGATGTACAGCAACGAGGTCATCCTCATGCTGCATTCGACGACGCTGGCTTTCACCGCGACGGTGCCGGATATCCTCAAGATCGCGAATGACGCGAATTCGACGACCTACGAACCCTTCTGGTCCTTCGGCATCGCGGCCGTCCTTTATCTCTGCATTTCCTTCACGCTGATCTTCCTGTTCAGACGTGCGGAATATCGGTTCATGGCCTTCCTCCGACGCTGA
- a CDS encoding SufE family protein: MTASPFYTPEEATAAEAIAAIDDELSVFDDWMDRYGYIIELGRKLPPFPDDWANDAHRVPGCQSRVWMEAEGRDGALFFAGASDAAIVSGLVALLLRVYSGRTAAEILVTDPVFLKDLGLLEALSTNRGNGIASMARAIRERAAAEPGSAIPRG; the protein is encoded by the coding sequence ATGACGGCCTCGCCCTTCTACACGCCGGAGGAGGCGACGGCTGCGGAGGCCATCGCCGCCATTGACGACGAGCTGTCTGTCTTCGACGACTGGATGGACCGTTATGGCTATATCATCGAGTTGGGGCGGAAGCTGCCGCCCTTCCCCGATGATTGGGCCAACGACGCCCATCGCGTGCCCGGCTGCCAAAGCCGGGTCTGGATGGAAGCGGAGGGGCGCGACGGCGCCTTGTTCTTCGCAGGCGCCTCGGACGCCGCCATCGTGTCGGGCCTCGTCGCCTTGCTGCTGCGGGTCTATTCCGGCCGGACTGCGGCGGAAATCCTCGTGACCGATCCGGTGTTCCTCAAGGATCTGGGTCTGCTTGAGGCGCTGTCCACCAACCGAGGCAATGGCATCGCTTCCATGGCCCGCGCCATCCGTGAGCGCGCGGCGGCGGAGCCGGGTTCGGCCATACCACGCGGGTAA